Proteins encoded by one window of Nicotiana tabacum cultivar K326 chromosome 10, ASM71507v2, whole genome shotgun sequence:
- the LOC107825577 gene encoding putative glutathione S-transferase, whose amino-acid sequence MAQVKLLGFWYSPFTHRVKWALKVKGVKYEYIEEDRANKSSLLLQSNPIHKKVPVLIHNGKPIVESMVILEYIDETFGGPSILPKDPYDRALARFWAKFLDDKVTAVPNIFRRKGEEQEKAKEEVREMFKVLDNELKDKKFFVGDKFGFADIAANLVAFWLGVFQETSGVVLVTSEKFPNFCKWRGEYINCSQIKESLPPRDELLAFYRALSQAASASASAPK is encoded by the exons ATGGCACAAGTGAAGTTGCTAGGTTTTTGGTATAGTCCATTTACTCACAGAGTTAAGTGGGCTCTAAAGGTAAAGGGCGTGAAATATGAATACATAGAAGAAGATCGAGCTAACAAGAGCTCTCTACTTCTTCAATCCAATCCTATTCATAAAAAAGTCCCTGTTCTCATTCACAATGGAAAACCCATTGTTGAGTCTATGGTCATTCTTGAATACATTGATGAGACATTTGGAGGTCCTTCCATTTTGCCTAAAGACCCTTATGATCGAGCTTTAGCTCGTTTCTGGGCTAAGTTCCTTGACGACAAG GTGACTGCAGTACCGAATATTTTCCGTCGCAAAGGGGAGGAGCAAGAGAAAGCTAAAGAGGAAGTACGTGAGATGTTTAAAGTTCTTGACAATGAGCTCAAGGATAAGAAGTTTTTTGTGGGTGACAAATTTGGGTTTGCTGATATTGCTGCAAATTTGGTAGCATTTTGGCTAGGAGTTTTTCAAGAAACCTCTGGAGTTGTTTTAGTGACAAGtgaaaaatttccaaatttttgtAAGTGGAGAGGTGAGTACATTAACTGCAGCCAAATCAAGGAATCTCTACCTCCTCGAGATGAGTTGCTTGCTTTTTACCGAGCTCTTTCTCAAGCTGCATCAGCTTCTGCGTCCGCTCCCAAATGA